CTGACCTTAGATAATgttataaagagaagaaaaaaaaaacctgattgaTATTTGGAGAAACAATCTTTTCTGTTCCACTCCCCAACAAGCCAAGGTCAAGGTTGATTTTCAATCTGACAGCCCCATAACGCAGGCGCCAACATATGGTGAGCAGGTCTGTTCCTTCGCTTTAACCTTCCTTTCCTACCTGAAGGTCAACCATCCCCCCACCTTGGCAGGTTCTCTCTTCTCCGCTTCCCTTGCCCCAGTAACATGTGGAAAAACTGAGGCACTGGGCAACATAAGTATTCTTGTAGCACTTACTTGTGGTCACTTATTATCAACAGAAGTGATTGAAAATACATCCTGGGGAGAGAATTTGACTCAGTTGTTAAGACTGTGCCTTGGACCATCTCATTCTGGATTCACTTGTGTTAATCttagctcccagtcccagctttgtgTTAATGCTGATCTTAagagacagcagagaatggctccaataactgggttcctgacacatCTGGAAGAGATGGGAACTGAGTTCCAGACTCTCGATTTCAGCCAGACCCAGTCGTGgctattgcaggtgtttgggatgTGAAACACAAGATGTGACacagagatctctgtttctgacttccaggggaataaaataaacaagcaaacatccCAATAGAAAGAAGGCccaaatcaaattttacagaacATTCTAAAAAAAGGTGAAGAGCATAGAGGAAATCTCAGAGACATGAATAGCATGGTTCACGCGAAGAAGGCATACTCACATTGCTgagctgtaaaaataaaaaagcctgaTGTCTCACATTTCCTACCCTCTGCAACACAAGGATGCCAGATCCAGAGAATCTTGGTCATCTCTGTCAGCCCGAGACACAGCACTTATAAGGCCACTGGAATGTCCTCATTTCATACAGAGGTGCCAAGAGTTTGTCTTTCTCATCCACCCCCTGGTGATTTGGATTCATGCTCATGCACATCCTATGAGGCAGCAAATGTGACTCAAGAGCCTGAGATACCTGGATCGCATTTCATGATCTTGGCTTTGGCAGGGCAAAACCCAGGCTGTTGAGAGCATCTAGAGAGAGAACCACTAGACAGAAGACTGacactttcctctctctctctctctctctctctctcactttgtataaaatcttaattttaaaatgttaataagatatttcatttttttgcattgTGGATCAACTAGGGAAGACGGATGTCACAGAAATGTACTATATACTAGAAGTCAATGTGATAACAGGAGGCTTGGGTGAAGCAGCCAGATTCAGAGTGCAGGACCATTATTGTGGTCACTAAGATATTAGTGTTTTGAAATGCTTTGTTAAAGAGGTAAAGCCAAATCTGAATTTTGCTGAATACTATAGATAAGAGAAAGATGTGTTAAATAGTCTGAGATGCATGAATCATTATGGCTCATTCTAGGAATTGTATATTCATGTTGAGCTACTGAAGAAATCAAAGGTGTTGTCTGCCAACTTTTACTTTAATTAATTTCCAGGACATTCCTGGAAAAAAGAACATTAAGACCTCTGTGTTTTATATACCAGGACTCAATCTGTCACAATGTGCACCTAAGAATATAATCCTCACttgtcttaaagaaaaaagaaataacctgaATATCATCAAAAATTCAGTTAACTACCATATACACATAGGTGCATATACCATGAAAGCCTAAATTTGGACCAAAATAACATCCAAAAATGTCCAACTTCTTCTCCATGAGTGAAAATCACCATCAGCATGCACCTTCAGACACACATCCAGCAAAAGAAAGAGACTGACTATAATCCCAAACACAAGGAAAATCAAGGAAAAGCCAAGTTTCAACGTTATTATCTGTGTTGATTTCTTGGCCAGACTTATTCTAAATCTTTGTCCGAGTCACACTCTGAACCCCTTCATttctaaaggaaatgaagcaaCAATGTCCTCCATCCCACTCCATCCTGCTGGGCTCAAATACCAGAGAGAAATAGAGGATGTGTTTTATGTGATGTGAGAACAGCCTAGTGTGTCAGGAGGGGAGGCACGTAGTGTGGAGCTCAAAGGCGCCCTTGTTCTGCCGCTCTGTATAAAGCGAGCTGCCCTGACTCTCCCAACACACACTTGGGAGCAACTCCAGAGTCTCCTGCAACATGCTGCTGATCCTGCTCTCCGTGGCCCTGCTGGCCCTGAGCTCAGCACAGATACCAGACAATGGTATTAAAGGGATGGGGTAGAAGATTACActgcagagagggaggaggggggaagggacGAGTGAACAAAAGAAGGATGGGGCTGCACAGCTCTTCTATCAATGATAAACTGAGATCTGATACTTTGCTCCAACTACGACAGCAACTAGCCATTCAGTAGGAGCAAATTCCCAGGTGAAATTTGCATGGGTAGAGACATCTCTATGACTGAGCTGTGAAGGATACACAGGAAGATGGTAAGACTGATACAGGGAAATCCAGTTTTGAAGCTATCTCAGCATTCAAATAGGGCATGATGGTTATCTTGCTATGCAGGGAATATAGCTCAGAAGGCCAAGATAAGTATGCAGTAGAGTTATttcagagccagagagtcagACAATTTTGACAGTGTATAAAGGTGCAGAGATATCATGCAATCATCTTATATTTCTCTCACCCATATGGAAACATCTCTGTGCTCTGAATTTATTTCTAAGGTTGTTTTCTCTCATTAGTATTACTTCTGATGGtgcttgacaaaaaaaaaaagcaacacgcTAAGTATTTAGTGAAGAAAGCACTTAGATGTATAACAACACATGGCATTGAAATGTCCATACACTTAACATAAATTAGCAGTACGTTACAGGGATCCTAAGGAAGACAAAAGAGCTTCTGTATGTTGGGTTCAACATTAGTCCCCAGCACAGAAGCAAGACTGCCATTGCTCTCCCCCCTTTCAACTGTAAACACAGGGAGAGTAGCAAGGAACCAAAGCCATGTTCAGACTTACCCTTTCCCTGTAAAACATTTTGACACATCGTGACTTAACCTTGCCATCATTCTTTACTTCTCTCCTAGATGTCAACGCTGAAAGTGATCCCGCtgtcatagcaggtaaagccaaaATCATTCTCAATATTTttcgaaatttaaaaaaaaatttaaaaatacagaaagagaaaaatgagtgtttgtgagtgtgtgagaaagacagagagagtccTCGTTGGGAACCCCCTTCTTCTGcgttactcttcaaatgcccacagtagctacATGAGTGCCAGGCTGACGTCACAACTCCTGAAGCTCACCCTGCTTTTcctgtgcattcacaggaagccagaatcagcacCTGATCCAGAGCTTCAAACTCAGCCAGGCTGATAggggatgtgagcatctcaaacTTTCGTCACAATGACTGTCATCTCCATcaactttctcctcctccttcatgCTGCAATTTTTCAGTTCTCTAGCATATGATTATTACCAGGTTTTGGCTACAAAGTATGGATGTTAAGCCTTGTAAAAACATAGATGCCCTTCTTGGTTCTAGGTGCCACGGTAAGGTCACCAAATTGAACATCGGCGTGGCCTGGTTTTGATGATAGGAGCTGCCTGCCTATTCTCTTAGGCCAGAAGTGACTTCTCAGGAGTATTAAATAGAAGTATCCTCCATCCAACTGAGAAGCCATTCACCGCTTCCTTTAGCTCAGTATTTCTCTGAGCAATGACATTGCTTCAGGTAGAACATGAAGACATCAGTATAGCCATCCTTTGCTCTGTGCCTCCATACTAAATTGTGTttgtaactgatttttaaaaaaatgtgccttCAGcaactttttgtctttttctcttctctggctTAGTATCTCTTTACATGGGCCTTGGAGCCTGGAACATCGGGTCTAGTTTCAATATAGGGCACAGGTGTTTAAATGTAGAGCCACAATTAGCAAGTTATGGGGTATCCCTCCTCCAGCCTCTCTAAGATACCTTGCACATATCTGATGTTCCTAGTCCTTGCCTCTTTTTGGTAATTGGAGATGTCATCTGAAAATGATAAGGGATccccaaaattattttctttgctgtttttcagAGCCTTATCTTCCCCAAGGCTAAACAAATAAGATTTGCATGACACAGTGTATGAATGAAGAGGTGTAGTACATAAAGAAGCTGTGTGCATGGGAGAGACTGGCTGTTGAGACAGGTTCTGGGAGAGAGACTGTGGTCACATTAGAGTGTTAACCCTAGAACAGAGTCTTCCAGTTCTAAGCTTGGCTTTtcttctgctgccctctcctCAAGGACCACCTGCCAGATATGATTCTGATGAAGCAAATGGCGATGATGGGACTGAACAGGACGAATGGCACCAGGATGAGTACCCATCGTCTTATCCTGGACACTCGGGCCCACCTGGACCCCAAGGATCACCAGAAGATTTAGGCAATGGGCCTGAGCAGAGTCCACCAGAGGAGGAAGAGCACCAGGATCAGAACCCACCAGCTTCTCCTGGACCCCAAGGACAACCAGAGAGTTCACTCTTCCGCAATAACAGAGTGCTGTGACTTCCCCAAGGCCAACCTAGTCACCTGGAACCCAAAGACAGGTGTGATTTAAAATTTGTCTCCACACAAGGCCATGGTGGTTATTAAAtgtttagctttttttaaatgaaaggatCATATAACTCACTTGTAAATATCATAATCTGGCAGAGATCCCCTAAAGATTTCTATTTTGTATTATTCTTGGGTGGGGTAGCAAGACCATTATTTTTGACAAGCTTTGAGAGCTAGTTCTGATTTTGAGAAACACTGCCCTCCAATTCCATGTTGCCAATGATCACCTGTCTTAACTGTGTTAGTGAGGTGGGAATTGAccagtgttttgttttgattgtcTGCCTCCTTGCCCGGGCTCACTAACTGCCCCTTCCATGTCTCTTACTCAACCTTCCCTCTAAGGCTCTCACGACCCACAGCCACAGTAAAATGGCATTGTAAGTGAATTCTGCCAATTGccatctattatttttaaagttttctttttgaagatttgtttgagaaatgaagttacaaagagagagggagagacagagggagattctccatctgctgactccctcCCTTTTTGGCCACAGCAgtcggggcagggccaggccacagccagcagccgGGAGCTTCTCCATGTGAATTGCAGGGGTCTAAGCATTTGGACCTTCCTCCACTGACTTCtcagggcatcagcaggaagccagctcagaagtggaacagccagcctagaattcttattttaaaactaataCATGTTCAATCTAAAATTAACGTATCTGCATAGAAAGACATGAAACCACATTTTAAAGGCATATCTTAGCCTACCTCCACATTTCTCCTCAAAACCCATCACTAGTATGCTTGTGGGTGTTCTGTAGGAAACATTTATGTGTTTATAAGTGTGAAATACTTTCCACTTTAGTGATCATATACATTGTGCATATACCTA
Above is a window of Ochotona princeps isolate mOchPri1 chromosome 27, mOchPri1.hap1, whole genome shotgun sequence DNA encoding:
- the LOC101534684 gene encoding salivary acidic proline-rich phosphoprotein 1/2-like, which gives rise to MLLILLSVALLALSSAQIPDNDVNAESDPAVIAGPPARYDSDEANGDDGTEQDEWHQDEYPSSYPGHSGPPGPQGSPEDLGNGPEQSPPEEEEHQDQNPPASPGPQGQPESSLFRNNRVL